A single region of the Streptomyces vilmorinianum genome encodes:
- a CDS encoding Trm112 family protein: protein MNSDDPLLRILACPLDKGPLTLPDGQDVLYNPRLHLSYPIVDGIPQLLPSSGSRVSPEEHERYVSPSD, encoded by the coding sequence ATGAACTCCGACGACCCGCTGCTGCGCATCCTGGCCTGCCCGCTCGACAAGGGGCCACTGACGCTGCCGGACGGCCAGGACGTGCTCTACAACCCGCGGCTGCACCTGAGCTACCCGATCGTGGACGGCATTCCGCAGCTCCTCCCCTCCTCGGGCAGCCGGGTCTCCCCCGAGGAGCACGAGCGGTACGTGAGCCCGTCGGACTAG
- a CDS encoding ABC transporter ATP-binding protein has translation MTDSAIPVPLLHAEGIVKTHHGEGAPAHAVRGVDLTVRRGEFVAVTGPSGAGKSTLLHLLGGLQRPDSGSLRLDGESTDGWTEARWAVERRRRIGIVFQFFNLVSNLTVADNVELPALLAGTPAKRARAEREKLLAELGLDGKGRSMPGELSGGEQQRVALARALVNQPRLLLADEPAGSLDSKGTREVMRQLARFHQGGQTIVLVTHDARLASAADRVISFFDGRIADDAELGGTPPRGTGLAGVLELKD, from the coding sequence ATGACGGACTCCGCCATACCCGTGCCGCTGCTGCACGCCGAGGGCATCGTCAAGACCCACCACGGCGAGGGCGCTCCCGCCCACGCCGTGCGCGGCGTCGACCTGACCGTGCGGCGCGGCGAATTCGTCGCCGTCACCGGCCCCTCCGGCGCCGGCAAGTCCACCCTGCTGCATCTGCTCGGCGGCCTCCAGCGCCCCGACAGCGGCTCGCTCCGGCTGGACGGGGAGAGCACCGACGGCTGGACCGAGGCACGCTGGGCGGTGGAACGGCGCCGCCGCATCGGCATCGTCTTCCAGTTCTTCAACCTCGTCTCCAACCTCACGGTCGCCGACAACGTCGAACTGCCCGCCCTGCTGGCCGGCACCCCCGCCAAGCGGGCCCGCGCCGAACGCGAGAAGCTCCTCGCAGAGCTGGGCCTCGACGGCAAGGGCCGCAGCATGCCCGGCGAGCTGTCCGGCGGCGAACAGCAGCGCGTCGCACTCGCCCGCGCCCTGGTCAACCAGCCGCGGCTGCTCCTCGCCGACGAACCGGCCGGCAGCCTCGACAGCAAGGGCACCCGCGAAGTGATGCGGCAGCTCGCCCGCTTCCACCAAGGCGGCCAGACCATCGTGCTCGTCACCCACGACGCACGGCTCGCCAGCGCCGCGGACCGGGTGATCAGCTTCTTTGACGGCCGCATAGCCGACGACGCCGAACTGGGCGGCACGCCGCCGCGCGGCACCGGCCTCGCCGGCGTACTGGAACTGAAGGACTGA
- a CDS encoding alpha-(1->3)-arabinofuranosyltransferase: MTSTIHARPPASPAAPGPGSAPGAPEPRRRSRRWLLGFWAAVFLAFLAVSPGRMTFETKLGVVADPWRFLRDLGQLWHDRAGFGGIADQYVGYAIPMLPFHAAADLARLPVWLAERLWLSLVVTTAFWGALRLAERFGTGSSTSRLVGSVVYALWPTYTIVVGSTSAAALPGAVLPWVLLPLTDPRTSPRLAAARSALIIPLMGGVNAASTLASLLPVGLYLLSRPGGPRKRALIAWWTPCVILATAWWVVPLLLLGAYGENFMPYVESSQTTTATMSAAEVLRGAGNWVGYLHFGEAWLPAGWTVATSAVVIAGSALAAALGLAGLARRDLPERRWLVLTATVAALVTLAGYGGALGGPFHETVQNWLNGPLVPFRNIYKFQTGLALALALGFMHLTAAALPRSVTLRSRRFAPAVAAVLVLPGLAWPYVNGSILQPGSFSRLPGYWEATADWLAEHAPDDRALVVPATAHGIYTWGSPIDQPLDVLARSPWAQRDYVPFGTPGNRRAMDAVEQALTSGGEVPGLAAYLARAGLYHVVVRGDLDPDQLGHVPTTTVKRTLEASGYRRVTGFGPLLTDGRIADDTPVQVEGLYPRQRAVEIYAPPSGTARPGPARMTPVSATAVVSGGPESLLPLSASGALAGRPAVLAGDAHPGVDRPSLYAAGDGMRRADTRFGLVNSGTSHTYTRGERNAEQAVQDPGDEPRQILPLSGTRHQTTAVLRGAASVTASSVGNWLFHLPQYDPVNAFDGNPDTGWAEGSPGSPEGEWLRIDFTGPTRIPGTLDLTPLPSGNVRAAPTVVRVETDRGSRVGPLRPDGSTQQVAAPEGEATWLKVTILESQQGRPGLTGAGFSEISVPGVQVTRMLELPADAPREVTGPVVYTLSRGSDPGGLSAVSAEVGLHRQFEAARAGDYTVRAAALPVPGKELDDLLFDLTGQREKIVVSADSTARLGTNLSPRNLTDGDLTTAWVAGERPVLHLTWPEKTAVGEIVLAAAGGLATRPEQVQISSPDGTAIAAVDENGLARFSPIATDRMDITISRVAPLTLHNPVADEQLQLPVGLSELHIPALEKYRAPQPDPAKKFALPCGKGPIVSVDGRFLATRAEGLVRDLTERRPIAVSLCAEGSRVSLGRRTHTVEAGDAGPLAVTRIDLTLGEARAAASASRAVEVVSGSGDRRTLRVGAGDASYLQLHENHNAGWKATLDGEELRPLRLDGWQQAWLVPAGEGGTVTLLYEPSRVYEAGLIAAGALLVVLAGLAFVGRRRSAATAAGAGADGASGADGLPPAPGLLLGTVALTLVGVVIAGPFAVAVPVLAAIAWWRPALLGPIAFTAMAGAGVVAVTGSGEAAALGRGAYGPAAQLLALTALFAALVTARREHGSRTGAHRAGGRGAPEGAPDGPEGSRDGPPGDPGGPGGPGDPGDPGGPAGHWSQGGPPSGHAGRTEKRGV, translated from the coding sequence ATGACCAGCACCATCCATGCCCGCCCGCCCGCCTCCCCGGCCGCGCCCGGTCCCGGGTCCGCGCCCGGGGCGCCGGAGCCGCGGCGGCGCTCCCGGCGCTGGCTGCTCGGCTTCTGGGCGGCGGTGTTCCTGGCGTTCCTCGCCGTGTCGCCGGGGCGGATGACGTTCGAGACCAAGCTGGGGGTCGTCGCCGATCCATGGCGGTTCCTGCGCGACCTGGGCCAGTTGTGGCACGACCGGGCCGGTTTCGGCGGCATCGCCGACCAGTACGTCGGCTACGCGATCCCGATGCTGCCGTTCCACGCGGCCGCCGATCTGGCGCGGCTGCCCGTCTGGCTGGCCGAACGGCTCTGGCTCTCCCTCGTAGTCACCACCGCCTTCTGGGGCGCCCTGCGACTCGCCGAGCGCTTCGGCACCGGCTCGTCCACCTCGCGGCTCGTCGGTTCGGTGGTGTACGCCCTGTGGCCGACGTACACGATCGTGGTCGGCTCCACGTCGGCCGCCGCCCTGCCCGGCGCGGTGCTGCCGTGGGTGCTGCTGCCGCTGACGGACCCGCGGACGAGCCCGCGCCTGGCCGCCGCCCGCTCGGCGCTGATCATCCCGCTCATGGGCGGCGTGAACGCCGCGTCGACGCTGGCCTCACTGCTGCCCGTCGGCCTGTATCTGCTGTCCCGTCCTGGCGGTCCCCGCAAGCGCGCCCTGATCGCGTGGTGGACGCCGTGCGTGATCCTCGCGACGGCCTGGTGGGTCGTGCCGCTGCTGCTCCTGGGGGCGTACGGCGAGAACTTCATGCCGTACGTGGAGTCCTCGCAGACCACCACGGCGACGATGTCGGCGGCCGAGGTGCTGCGCGGGGCCGGCAACTGGGTGGGCTATCTGCACTTCGGCGAGGCCTGGCTGCCCGCCGGCTGGACCGTCGCCACGTCGGCCGTCGTGATCGCCGGTTCGGCCCTCGCCGCGGCGCTCGGCCTCGCCGGGCTCGCCCGGCGGGACCTGCCCGAGCGGCGCTGGCTCGTCCTGACGGCGACGGTCGCCGCGCTGGTCACGCTCGCCGGGTACGGCGGCGCGCTGGGCGGCCCGTTCCACGAGACGGTGCAGAACTGGCTGAACGGGCCGCTGGTGCCGTTCCGGAACATCTACAAGTTCCAGACGGGGCTCGCCCTCGCGCTCGCGCTGGGCTTCATGCACCTGACGGCCGCGGCCCTCCCCCGGTCCGTGACGCTCCGGTCCCGCCGCTTCGCACCCGCCGTGGCCGCCGTGCTCGTCCTGCCCGGCCTTGCCTGGCCGTACGTCAACGGCTCCATCCTGCAGCCGGGTTCGTTCAGCCGGCTGCCCGGGTACTGGGAGGCGACCGCGGACTGGCTGGCCGAGCACGCGCCCGACGACCGTGCCCTCGTCGTCCCGGCGACCGCGCACGGCATCTACACCTGGGGCTCCCCGATCGACCAGCCGCTCGACGTCCTCGCCCGGTCCCCGTGGGCGCAGCGCGACTACGTGCCGTTCGGGACCCCCGGCAACCGGCGGGCGATGGACGCCGTGGAACAGGCCCTGACCTCCGGCGGCGAGGTGCCGGGGCTCGCCGCGTACCTCGCCCGGGCCGGGCTGTACCACGTCGTCGTACGGGGCGACCTGGACCCGGACCAGCTCGGGCACGTCCCCACCACGACCGTGAAGCGGACGCTGGAGGCCTCCGGCTACCGACGCGTGACCGGCTTCGGCCCGCTGCTGACCGACGGCCGGATCGCCGACGACACCCCCGTCCAGGTCGAGGGTCTCTATCCGCGCCAGCGCGCGGTGGAGATCTACGCGCCGCCGTCCGGCACCGCGCGCCCCGGTCCGGCGCGCATGACGCCCGTCTCCGCCACGGCGGTCGTCAGCGGCGGTCCCGAGTCGCTGCTGCCGCTGTCCGCGTCGGGCGCCCTGGCCGGCCGGCCGGCGGTACTCGCGGGCGACGCGCACCCGGGGGTGGACCGGCCGTCGCTGTACGCGGCCGGCGACGGGATGCGCCGGGCCGACACCCGGTTCGGACTGGTGAACTCGGGCACGTCGCACACGTACACCCGTGGGGAGCGCAACGCGGAGCAGGCGGTCCAGGACCCCGGGGACGAACCGCGGCAGATCCTGCCCTTGTCCGGGACCCGGCACCAGACGACCGCGGTGCTGCGCGGCGCGGCGTCCGTGACCGCGTCGTCGGTGGGCAACTGGCTGTTCCATCTCCCGCAGTACGACCCCGTCAACGCCTTCGACGGCAATCCGGACACCGGCTGGGCCGAGGGCTCCCCCGGCTCCCCCGAGGGCGAGTGGCTGCGGATCGACTTCACCGGCCCGACCCGCATCCCCGGGACGCTGGACCTGACGCCCCTGCCCAGCGGCAATGTGCGCGCCGCGCCCACGGTGGTGCGGGTGGAGACCGACCGGGGCAGCCGGGTCGGCCCGCTGCGGCCGGACGGCAGCACCCAGCAGGTCGCCGCTCCGGAGGGCGAGGCGACGTGGCTGAAGGTGACGATCCTCGAGTCGCAGCAGGGCCGCCCGGGGCTGACCGGCGCCGGGTTCAGCGAGATCTCCGTCCCGGGCGTGCAGGTGACCCGGATGCTGGAGCTGCCCGCCGACGCGCCGCGCGAGGTCACCGGTCCGGTCGTGTACACGCTGTCGCGGGGCAGCGATCCCGGCGGGCTGTCCGCCGTGTCCGCCGAGGTGGGGCTGCACCGGCAGTTCGAGGCCGCCCGGGCCGGCGACTACACGGTGCGCGCGGCCGCCCTGCCCGTACCCGGCAAGGAGCTCGACGACCTGCTGTTCGACCTCACCGGGCAGCGCGAGAAGATCGTCGTGAGCGCGGACTCGACCGCGCGGCTCGGGACGAATCTCAGTCCGCGCAATCTGACGGACGGCGACCTGACCACGGCCTGGGTCGCGGGCGAGCGGCCCGTGCTGCATCTGACCTGGCCGGAGAAGACCGCGGTCGGCGAGATCGTCCTCGCCGCGGCCGGCGGGCTCGCGACCCGGCCGGAGCAGGTGCAGATCAGCTCCCCGGACGGGACGGCGATCGCGGCGGTCGACGAGAACGGCCTGGCGCGGTTCTCCCCCATCGCGACCGACCGGATGGACATCACGATCTCCCGGGTCGCGCCGCTGACCCTGCACAACCCGGTCGCCGACGAGCAGTTGCAGCTGCCGGTCGGGCTGAGCGAGCTGCACATCCCGGCGCTGGAGAAGTACCGGGCGCCGCAGCCGGACCCGGCGAAGAAGTTCGCGCTGCCGTGCGGCAAGGGCCCGATCGTGTCGGTCGACGGCCGCTTCCTCGCGACCCGTGCCGAGGGGCTGGTACGGGATCTGACGGAGCGCCGGCCGATCGCCGTCTCCCTGTGCGCCGAGGGCAGCCGCGTCTCCCTCGGCCGTCGCACGCACACCGTCGAGGCCGGTGACGCCGGTCCGCTGGCGGTCACGCGCATCGACCTCACGCTCGGTGAAGCGCGGGCCGCCGCGTCCGCCTCGCGCGCGGTGGAGGTCGTCTCGGGCAGCGGCGACCGGCGGACCCTCCGGGTGGGCGCGGGCGACGCCTCGTACCTGCAGCTCCACGAGAACCACAACGCGGGCTGGAAGGCCACGCTCGACGGCGAGGAGCTGCGCCCGCTGCGGCTCGACGGCTGGCAGCAGGCCTGGCTCGTTCCCGCCGGTGAGGGCGGCACGGTGACGCTGCTGTACGAGCCGTCCCGCGTGTACGAGGCCGGGCTGATCGCCGCCGGGGCGCTGCTGGTGGTGCTCGCCGGGCTCGCGTTCGTCGGCCGCCGCCGGTCCGCCGCGACGGCCGCGGGCGCGGGCGCGGACGGGGCGTCGGGCGCGGACGGGCTGCCGCCAGCGCCGGGGCTGCTGCTCGGCACGGTCGCGCTGACGCTGGTGGGCGTGGTGATCGCGGGTCCCTTCGCGGTGGCCGTACCCGTGCTCGCGGCGATCGCCTGGTGGCGCCCGGCGCTGCTCGGCCCGATCGCCTTCACGGCGATGGCGGGTGCGGGAGTCGTCGCCGTCACCGGCAGCGGTGAGGCGGCCGCGCTGGGCCGGGGCGCGTACGGGCCCGCAGCCCAACTCCTGGCCTTGACGGCGCTGTTCGCGGCGCTCGTGACGGCGCGTCGTGAGCACGGCAGCCGGACGGGCGCGCACCGCGCCGGAGGCCGGGGCGCACCGGAGGGGGCTCCGGACGGACCGGAGGGGTCTCGGGACGGACCGCCCGGAGACCCCGGCGGCCCCGGCGGCCCTGGAGACCCCGGAGACCCCGGCGGCCCCGCCGGCCACTGGAGTCAGGGAGGGCCGCCGAGCGGCCACGCGGGGCGGACCGAGAAAAGGGGTGTCTGA
- a CDS encoding condensation protein: protein MATDQGAAVARAGAGRELRRVPFAVVDEIARHCADDREPNTVHIEIHLPGRVRPDRLREAFARALSRHPRVLMRERGRGPFARRYEWELTDGPGTAAVSFPPCAPGALARARQRALTEAPSLFSAPPLRLEVVEEPGSEGCVLLFTVHHTALDGPACLRIAATAAEIYGGRSAPPVPAPVRPPAGPALPPGGAPAVARPARVAAGSPGPTPGNAMLVTELPVPRREPGTPYTVNDQLMVATALTVADWNRRQGAPDRPLRITMPVDDRTRGPEMPIGNGTRLVEVGFTPGETGPDADLGALLRSTAERTRALKARDRPQLGRGAAVLTAPVLPVAARAALTRGVRRLAAPWISTTLLSNIGRIPYPLDFGPAGRAHAVWFSAPAGMPRGLTFTTASTGGRLHLVLRWSRTLLGEEDGARLCEMFAGRLAATDAEAL from the coding sequence ATGGCAACCGATCAGGGCGCGGCCGTCGCGCGCGCCGGGGCGGGGCGGGAGTTACGCCGCGTGCCGTTCGCCGTCGTGGACGAGATCGCCCGGCACTGCGCCGACGACCGTGAGCCGAACACGGTGCACATCGAGATCCATCTGCCGGGGCGGGTCCGGCCGGACCGGCTGCGCGAGGCGTTCGCGCGGGCACTCTCCCGGCATCCCCGGGTGCTGATGCGGGAGCGGGGGCGCGGACCGTTCGCACGGCGCTACGAGTGGGAGCTGACCGACGGTCCCGGGACCGCTGCGGTCTCCTTCCCACCCTGCGCGCCCGGCGCCCTCGCACGGGCCCGGCAGCGGGCCCTCACCGAGGCTCCGTCGCTGTTCTCCGCTCCACCTCTGCGCCTGGAGGTGGTCGAGGAGCCCGGTTCCGAGGGGTGCGTCCTGCTGTTCACGGTCCATCACACGGCGCTCGACGGTCCCGCCTGCCTGCGGATCGCCGCGACCGCCGCGGAGATCTACGGCGGACGCTCCGCCCCGCCCGTCCCTGCGCCGGTGCGCCCGCCCGCCGGACCGGCGCTTCCGCCAGGGGGTGCTCCGGCGGTGGCGCGGCCGGCTCGGGTCGCGGCGGGGAGCCCCGGGCCCACGCCCGGAAACGCGATGCTGGTCACCGAACTCCCGGTGCCCCGGCGGGAGCCGGGCACCCCGTACACCGTGAACGACCAGTTGATGGTGGCCACGGCGCTGACCGTCGCCGACTGGAACCGGCGGCAGGGCGCTCCGGACCGGCCGCTGCGCATCACCATGCCCGTCGACGACCGCACCCGTGGGCCCGAGATGCCGATCGGCAACGGCACCCGTCTGGTCGAGGTCGGATTCACGCCCGGCGAGACCGGCCCGGACGCCGACCTCGGCGCGCTGCTGCGCAGCACCGCGGAGCGCACGCGCGCCCTCAAGGCGCGCGACCGTCCCCAACTGGGGCGCGGTGCCGCGGTGCTGACCGCCCCGGTCCTGCCGGTCGCCGCCCGGGCGGCGCTGACGCGGGGGGTGCGGCGGCTCGCGGCGCCGTGGATATCCACGACCTTGCTCAGCAACATCGGACGGATCCCGTACCCCTTGGACTTCGGTCCCGCCGGCCGCGCGCACGCGGTCTGGTTCTCGGCGCCGGCCGGAATGCCGCGCGGGCTGACGTTCACGACGGCGTCCACCGGCGGCCGGCTGCACCTGGTGCTGCGCTGGTCCCGGACCCTGCTGGGCGAGGAGGACGGCGCCCGGCTGTGCGAGATGTTCGCCGGGCGGCTGGCGGCGACCGATGCGGAGGCGCTGTGA
- a CDS encoding ABC transporter permease, producing the protein MRAMLRWAHADLRTHRGEALFMVAATAGIVASLLLATALFGYATNPWQRVFTQSRGAHVWIHTGPAADTGALAALDGVEQLSGPYRTATDTVASRGARARVELRATGAEPPATGRPLLTSGRWLDDAVPDGVVLESSLARALWAEPGDRLTLPTGRALTVLGVADSAEPRYRPGERAGTVWALPRTVPDERGGGQVVGLRLTDPDDTDYAVQRAVTTLGAGAVTDVSAWQQARAEAQGDTKLLGQVLALFGLGALIAAALAVFGAISTRVRGHLRDISVLKAIGFTPGQVVRVFLVQHLAFAVLGATLATTAVQTLGDRLPGRLGDAVGVWQGLQGHTAALLAVPVAAVLFIGAATCLAAWRAGRVEPVPVVPAVAPGGGGLSRAARGALGLRVPATLVLGWHRAFGRGRRAPATIVRLALPLLLITVALSAWTTIERFDSRPEQLGHAAALTARPDAILTDHEATALLKANDKITAAHPGLEVAALVPGQTGTIALRGLGTRDEPYPYTIAEGRPVHGPDEAVAGQGLLDLLDVRVGDWVRVTVGGHPQVLHLVGRSIEPENGGRVISTSLDTLRENDPVLSPTLYQLRLEPGADPRAVRAELAEASRGHLDIHEVATPADRLSALRGLVVGLITVLALIGLTELSTAIGGSIRDGERDLLALKAIGLSPRQITAVTVTAIGCTALAAALAATTLGVPFAHWLIDHEAHTTGIGSGIAQAPPAVHLAAMSAAAVLGAIALTALPAARAARRRLADTLSAVA; encoded by the coding sequence GTGCGGGCCATGCTGCGCTGGGCGCACGCCGATCTGCGCACCCACCGGGGCGAGGCGCTGTTCATGGTCGCCGCCACCGCCGGGATCGTCGCCTCGCTGCTGCTGGCCACGGCGCTCTTCGGCTACGCCACCAACCCCTGGCAACGGGTCTTCACCCAGTCGCGCGGCGCACACGTGTGGATCCACACCGGCCCCGCCGCCGACACCGGCGCCCTCGCGGCCCTGGACGGCGTCGAGCAGCTCTCCGGCCCCTACCGCACCGCGACCGACACCGTCGCCTCACGCGGCGCGCGCGCCCGCGTGGAACTGCGCGCCACCGGCGCCGAGCCCCCGGCCACCGGCCGGCCCCTGCTGACATCGGGCCGCTGGCTCGACGACGCCGTCCCCGACGGCGTCGTCCTGGAATCCAGCCTCGCCCGCGCCCTGTGGGCCGAACCGGGCGACCGCCTGACCCTGCCGACCGGCCGCGCCCTGACCGTCCTCGGCGTCGCCGACAGCGCGGAGCCCCGCTACCGCCCCGGCGAGCGGGCGGGCACCGTCTGGGCCCTGCCGCGCACGGTGCCGGACGAACGCGGCGGCGGCCAGGTCGTCGGACTGCGCCTCACCGACCCGGACGACACCGACTACGCCGTCCAGCGCGCCGTCACCACGCTCGGCGCCGGCGCCGTCACCGACGTCTCCGCGTGGCAGCAGGCCCGCGCCGAGGCCCAAGGCGACACCAAACTGCTCGGCCAGGTCCTCGCCCTGTTCGGGCTCGGCGCGCTGATCGCCGCCGCCCTCGCGGTGTTCGGCGCCATCAGCACCCGCGTGCGCGGCCACCTGCGGGACATCTCCGTCCTCAAGGCCATCGGCTTCACGCCCGGCCAGGTCGTACGGGTCTTCCTCGTCCAGCACCTCGCCTTCGCCGTACTCGGCGCGACCCTCGCCACGACGGCCGTCCAGACGCTCGGCGACCGCCTGCCCGGCCGGCTCGGCGACGCCGTCGGTGTCTGGCAGGGGCTCCAGGGCCACACGGCGGCGCTGCTCGCGGTGCCCGTCGCGGCGGTGCTGTTCATCGGCGCGGCCACCTGCCTCGCCGCGTGGCGGGCCGGGCGCGTGGAGCCCGTACCCGTCGTGCCCGCCGTGGCACCGGGAGGGGGTGGGCTGTCCCGTGCGGCCCGAGGCGCGCTCGGACTGCGCGTGCCGGCCACCCTGGTCCTCGGCTGGCACCGGGCCTTCGGCCGAGGCCGGCGCGCCCCGGCCACCATCGTCCGCCTCGCCCTGCCGCTGCTGCTGATCACCGTCGCGCTCAGCGCCTGGACCACCATCGAGCGCTTCGACAGCCGCCCCGAGCAGCTCGGCCACGCCGCCGCGCTCACCGCCCGCCCCGACGCGATCCTCACCGACCACGAGGCCACCGCGCTGCTGAAGGCCAACGACAAGATCACCGCCGCCCACCCCGGCCTGGAGGTCGCCGCCCTGGTCCCCGGCCAGACCGGCACCATCGCGCTGCGCGGCCTCGGCACCCGCGACGAGCCCTACCCGTACACGATCGCCGAGGGCCGCCCCGTCCACGGCCCCGACGAGGCCGTCGCCGGCCAGGGCCTGCTCGACCTGCTCGACGTACGCGTCGGCGACTGGGTCCGCGTCACCGTCGGCGGCCACCCGCAGGTGCTGCACCTGGTGGGCCGCAGCATCGAACCGGAGAACGGCGGCAGGGTCATCTCCACCTCGCTCGACACCCTGCGCGAGAACGACCCCGTCCTCAGCCCCACCCTCTACCAGCTCCGCCTCGAACCCGGCGCCGACCCCCGCGCCGTCCGCGCCGAACTCGCCGAGGCATCCAGGGGACACCTCGACATCCACGAGGTCGCCACGCCCGCCGACCGGCTCTCCGCCCTGCGCGGTCTCGTCGTCGGCCTGATCACCGTCCTCGCCCTGATCGGCCTGACCGAACTGTCCACGGCGATCGGCGGCAGCATCCGCGACGGCGAACGCGACCTGCTGGCCCTGAAGGCCATCGGCCTCTCCCCGCGCCAGATCACCGCCGTCACGGTGACGGCCATCGGCTGCACCGCGCTCGCCGCCGCCCTCGCCGCGACGACCCTCGGCGTCCCCTTCGCCCACTGGCTGATCGACCACGAGGCCCACACCACCGGCATCGGCTCCGGCATCGCCCAGGCCCCGCCCGCCGTGCACCTCGCCGCCATGAGCGCGGCCGCCGTCCTCGGCGCGATCGCCCTGACGGCCCTTCCCGCGGCCCGCGCGGCTCGCCGCCGGCTCGCGGACACCCTGAGCGCGGTCGCCTGA
- a CDS encoding class I SAM-dependent methyltransferase, producing MRDFYENPAVPVASGDARSLRQARLLAAALGAPGALVVDVGCGDGTAAATAGPILAGHRIVGVDWSQDALRRARPRLAHVVRGELDHGGLPFADGCADAVLFSEVVEHLVDPDRALDELRRILRPGGHLMLSTPNLAAWYNRGLLLAGWQPVFSEVSLRGIHGRPGSEVVGHLRLFTARALRSFLLSAGFEDVRITGAPFHGVPRGLRLIDRAACAVPSAASILLAHARRR from the coding sequence CTGCGGGACTTCTACGAGAACCCCGCCGTGCCCGTGGCGTCCGGTGACGCCAGGAGCCTGCGGCAGGCGCGGCTGCTGGCCGCCGCCCTCGGGGCGCCGGGCGCGCTCGTCGTCGACGTCGGCTGCGGGGACGGCACCGCGGCCGCGACCGCGGGGCCGATCCTCGCCGGGCACCGGATCGTGGGCGTCGACTGGTCGCAGGACGCGCTGCGCCGCGCCCGGCCGCGACTCGCCCATGTGGTGCGCGGCGAACTGGACCACGGCGGGCTGCCGTTCGCGGACGGGTGCGCGGACGCGGTCCTGTTCAGCGAGGTGGTCGAGCATCTCGTCGACCCCGACCGGGCTCTGGACGAACTGCGGCGCATCCTGCGGCCGGGAGGTCATCTGATGCTCTCCACCCCGAACCTCGCCGCCTGGTACAACCGCGGGCTGCTGCTCGCCGGCTGGCAGCCGGTGTTCTCCGAGGTGAGTCTGCGCGGCATCCACGGCCGGCCGGGTTCCGAAGTGGTCGGCCACCTGAGGCTGTTCACGGCGCGTGCGCTGCGCTCGTTCCTGCTGTCGGCCGGATTCGAGGACGTACGGATCACCGGGGCGCCGTTCCACGGGGTGCCGCGGGGGCTGCGTCTGATCGACCGGGCCGCGTGCGCCGTGCCGTCGGCGGCGTCCATTCTGCTGGCGCACGCCCGGCGGAGGTAG
- a CDS encoding VOC family protein, which translates to MITTDFVPGSPCWLDLGAPDVRAAAAFYGAVLGWEYESMGEGEDMEGGMFRMDGKTVAGLGKLTEKGARSAWMIYYCVTDADATTQAVERAGGTVRVPPMDLDEWGRMAQYSDPLGGQFAVWQPGTNKGVELVDESGSLSWTELYTSDAAAAKEFYGGVFGWRFSDMELPGGGGTYSLITPAGLPEERMHGGLMELREEDLALTNGRPYWHPVFNVPDCDAAVAKVTENGGSVQMGPEDAEGVGRLAVCVDPSNADFVVLTPVSG; encoded by the coding sequence ATGATCACCACTGACTTCGTCCCTGGCTCCCCCTGTTGGCTCGACCTCGGCGCCCCCGACGTCCGGGCCGCCGCGGCCTTCTACGGCGCCGTGCTCGGATGGGAGTACGAGTCCATGGGCGAGGGGGAGGACATGGAAGGCGGGATGTTCCGGATGGACGGCAAGACCGTCGCCGGGCTCGGCAAGCTCACCGAGAAGGGCGCACGCTCGGCCTGGATGATCTACTACTGCGTCACCGACGCCGACGCCACCACCCAGGCGGTGGAGCGCGCGGGCGGCACGGTGCGGGTGCCTCCGATGGATCTCGACGAGTGGGGTCGGATGGCGCAGTACAGCGACCCCCTGGGGGGACAGTTCGCCGTCTGGCAGCCGGGCACGAACAAGGGCGTCGAGCTGGTGGACGAGTCGGGCTCACTGTCCTGGACCGAGCTGTACACGAGCGACGCCGCGGCCGCCAAGGAGTTCTACGGCGGCGTCTTCGGCTGGCGGTTCAGCGACATGGAGCTGCCCGGCGGCGGGGGCACGTACTCCCTCATCACTCCCGCCGGACTTCCCGAGGAGCGCATGCACGGCGGTCTCATGGAGCTCCGCGAGGAGGACCTCGCCCTGACGAACGGGCGGCCGTACTGGCACCCGGTCTTCAACGTCCCCGACTGCGACGCCGCGGTCGCCAAGGTCACCGAGAACGGCGGCAGCGTGCAGATGGGGCCGGAGGACGCGGAAGGTGTCGGCCGGCTCGCCGTCTGCGTCGACCCGTCGAACGCCGACTTCGTGGTCCTCACGCCGGTCAGCGGCTGA
- a CDS encoding PadR family transcriptional regulator, translating into MRLSLLALLARGPAHGYELKQDLEQLLGAAYPPTNVGQIYVTLGRLEKSGLIEGEEIAQESRPNKKIYRLTDAGQEALRAWFDETASEPRVRDEFFMKLALAPRTGLADQIALINKQRREYLTTMRNLSKLAATEDRDNRIAHLLIEGAMLHLQADLDWLERCQEELEELR; encoded by the coding sequence GTGCGCCTTTCCCTCCTCGCCCTCCTGGCCAGGGGCCCCGCCCACGGCTACGAGCTCAAGCAGGACCTTGAGCAACTGCTGGGCGCCGCGTACCCTCCCACCAACGTCGGCCAGATCTATGTCACGCTCGGACGGCTGGAGAAGTCCGGGCTGATCGAGGGCGAGGAGATCGCCCAGGAGAGCCGCCCCAACAAGAAGATCTACCGCCTCACCGACGCCGGGCAGGAAGCACTGCGCGCCTGGTTCGACGAGACGGCGAGCGAACCGAGGGTCCGGGACGAGTTCTTCATGAAGCTCGCCCTCGCCCCGCGCACCGGCCTCGCCGACCAGATCGCCCTCATCAACAAGCAGCGACGCGAGTACCTCACCACCATGCGCAACCTGTCCAAGCTGGCCGCCACCGAAGACCGGGACAACCGCATCGCCCACCTGCTGATCGAGGGCGCCATGCTGCACCTCCAGGCCGATCTGGACTGGCTGGAGCGCTGCCAGGAGGAGCTGGAGGAGCTGCGATGA